Proteins from a single region of Callithrix jacchus isolate 240 chromosome 12, calJac240_pri, whole genome shotgun sequence:
- the BBIP1 gene encoding BBSome-interacting protein 1 produces MLKAAAKRPELSGENTVSNNSNMAEVKPVFREVLPKQGPLFVEDITTMVLCKPKLLPLKSLTLEKLEKMHQAAQDTIRQQEMAEKNQRQITH; encoded by the exons ATGCTTAAAGCTGCAGCAAAAAGACCAGAACTTTCAG GGGAAAACACTGTATCCAACAACTCCAACATGGCAGAAGTGAAGCCAGTGTTCCGGGAAGTTCTTCCAAAACAAG GGCCATTGTTTGTGGAAGATATAACCACAATGGTGCTGTGTAAACCCAAACTTTTACCTTTAAAATCTCTGACTCTGGAAAAACTAGAGAAAATGCATCAAGCAGCACAGGATACAATTCGCCAACAAGAAATGGCAGAAAAGAATCAACGGCAAATAACCCACTGA